From the Acetobacter aceti genome, one window contains:
- the ybaK gene encoding Cys-tRNA(Pro) deacylase, with protein sequence MSRATPASAFLKRSSISFEMLQYDYDPSVTRLGVHAAAAVNEPAERVFKTLMAEVDGKPVCAVIPVAQELSLKKLATASGGKSAKLMKPADAERITGYKVGGISPFGGRRSVPTFLAQEASEQPYILVNGGGRGLQVRLAVADALAAMEGRFADLVAPRG encoded by the coding sequence ATGAGCAGGGCAACACCGGCGAGCGCTTTCCTGAAGCGAAGCAGCATCTCATTCGAGATGCTCCAGTATGATTACGATCCCTCTGTGACCAGGCTGGGCGTGCATGCGGCCGCAGCGGTCAATGAACCCGCCGAGCGGGTTTTCAAGACATTGATGGCTGAAGTTGACGGAAAACCGGTTTGTGCGGTGATCCCGGTCGCGCAGGAACTGAGCCTCAAAAAACTGGCGACAGCGTCTGGTGGTAAAAGCGCGAAGCTCATGAAGCCTGCGGATGCGGAACGTATCACCGGTTATAAGGTCGGGGGGATCAGCCCCTTTGGTGGACGGCGGAGTGTTCCGACTTTTCTTGCACAAGAAGCGTCGGAGCAACCGTATATTCTGGTAAATGGTGGTGGACGGGGTCTGCAGGTCAGGCTGGCTGTGGCTGATGCGCTTGCGGCGATGGAGGGTCGCTTCGCTGATCTTGTGGCGCCGCGTGGGTAG
- a CDS encoding YciI family protein → MLFAIICTDKPGQFETRSATRPDHLAFLKTYVDRIQFAGPMMGPDGKPSGSIVMLEATDRAEAEGFAAADPYAKVGLFESVVIRPLRTVFRDGKLAE, encoded by the coding sequence ATGCTGTTCGCCATCATCTGCACTGACAAACCCGGCCAGTTCGAAACCCGTTCGGCCACACGGCCGGATCACCTCGCGTTTCTCAAGACCTATGTCGATCGCATCCAGTTCGCCGGACCGATGATGGGACCGGACGGCAAGCCTTCCGGCAGCATCGTCATGCTGGAAGCCACCGACAGGGCGGAAGCGGAAGGCTTCGCCGCCGCCGACCCCTATGCAAAGGTCGGTCTGTTCGAAAGCGTTGTCATCCGCCCCCTGCGCACGGTTTTCCGTGACGGAAAACTGGCCGAATGA
- a CDS encoding homoserine O-acetyltransferase, translating into MDQTVIPSAVEHTRAVFPEGLALDCGTVLAPVEIAYRTYGALSPERNNAILICHALTGDQYVAETQPVTGKPGWWGRMVGPGKPIDTDKFFVICSNVLGGCMGSTGPRSLRTVTAGNGESREEPWGTDFPPITIRDMVRAQRLLVKQFGIDRLFAVVGGSMGGMQVLEWAATYPDMVFAAVPIATAPFHSAQNIAFNEVSRQAIFADPDWHGGRYWETDAIPARGLGVARMMAHITYLSEEALTRKFGRRVRRCDEPTTGGNTPGALSTFGEIFEVESYLRHQGSSFVRRFDANSYLTITRAMDWMDLGMEHDGDCAGPFRETRTRFCVICFSSDWLFPTSQSRIIVQALTRAAANVSFVEIESDKGHDAFLLDEPDFDRTIQGFLSGAAEHAGLFRQTSKGL; encoded by the coding sequence ATGGACCAGACAGTCATTCCCTCTGCGGTTGAACACACACGTGCCGTATTCCCTGAAGGGTTGGCGCTTGATTGTGGAACTGTGCTTGCGCCGGTCGAGATTGCCTACCGGACGTATGGCGCCCTGTCTCCTGAACGGAACAACGCGATTCTTATCTGCCATGCCCTGACGGGGGATCAGTATGTGGCGGAAACCCAGCCGGTGACGGGAAAGCCCGGATGGTGGGGGCGGATGGTCGGGCCGGGCAAGCCGATCGATACAGACAAGTTTTTCGTCATCTGCTCGAATGTGCTTGGCGGCTGCATGGGATCGACGGGTCCACGCTCCCTTCGCACGGTGACCGCCGGAAATGGTGAGAGCCGCGAGGAGCCGTGGGGGACTGACTTTCCCCCCATCACTATCCGGGACATGGTGCGGGCGCAGCGGCTGCTGGTAAAGCAGTTCGGGATAGACAGGCTTTTTGCGGTTGTCGGCGGCTCGATGGGCGGGATGCAGGTTCTTGAATGGGCGGCGACCTATCCGGATATGGTCTTCGCAGCCGTGCCGATCGCCACGGCGCCTTTTCACTCCGCCCAGAACATCGCGTTCAACGAAGTCAGTCGGCAGGCGATTTTCGCCGATCCGGACTGGCACGGAGGGCGCTACTGGGAAACCGACGCCATTCCGGCCCGTGGGCTGGGAGTGGCGAGGATGATGGCGCACATCACCTATCTTTCCGAGGAAGCTCTGACCCGGAAATTCGGACGGCGGGTCCGTCGATGTGATGAGCCGACCACAGGCGGGAACACGCCCGGCGCATTGTCAACATTTGGTGAGATTTTCGAGGTCGAATCCTATCTGCGCCATCAGGGATCTTCTTTTGTTCGTCGTTTCGATGCGAACTCCTATCTCACCATCACCAGAGCAATGGACTGGATGGATCTCGGGATGGAGCATGACGGAGACTGCGCCGGGCCGTTCAGGGAAACCAGAACCCGCTTCTGCGTCATCTGCTTCTCCTCGGACTGGCTGTTTCCGACATCCCAGTCGCGGATCATTGTGCAGGCTCTGACGCGGGCGGCGGCGAATGTGTCTTTTGTCGAGATCGAGAGCGACAAGGGACACGATGCGTTCCTTCTCGATGAGCCGGATTTCGATCGTACGATCCAGGGGTTCCTGAGTGGGGCGGCGGAACATGCCGGGCTCTTTCGCCAGACGTCGAAAGGGCTCTGA
- a CDS encoding BadF/BadG/BcrA/BcrD ATPase family protein, producing MTKRVTLLVAMDAGATKTVLRLATSSGEVLGEGRGGPGNVATSVEQAAKSMETALLDAMRAAGLADNVLRDGTVKWIAAAGAAGAEVAGRPERLKEILSYLTIFDVRTDAYTSCLGAHGGRDGAIVAIGTGSVGYALCGDRNHRVGGWGFPQGDEGGGAQIGLAAVRHMLAASDGRLRKTDLSVSVRHYLEERGVDPMTWSVGASATDFATLAPLVLRNAKNGCDAAVKLLENAGQDIAALVDALLKEDGFSELRVAFSGSLASEILPWCPRSVRDNVVLSQGTSLDGAMMLALEKACAT from the coding sequence TTGACCAAGAGGGTAACGCTTCTGGTCGCGATGGATGCCGGGGCGACCAAGACAGTCTTGCGCCTTGCGACGTCTTCCGGAGAAGTGCTTGGCGAGGGACGTGGCGGGCCTGGCAACGTAGCAACTTCCGTTGAACAGGCGGCAAAATCCATGGAGACTGCGTTGCTGGATGCAATGCGGGCTGCTGGCCTTGCGGACAATGTCTTGCGTGATGGAACGGTTAAATGGATTGCCGCCGCGGGCGCTGCTGGTGCGGAAGTGGCGGGACGACCGGAAAGACTGAAAGAAATTCTTTCATATCTAACGATTTTTGACGTTCGGACAGATGCCTATACCTCGTGCCTTGGAGCGCATGGCGGCAGGGATGGCGCGATTGTCGCCATAGGTACAGGCAGTGTTGGTTATGCGCTCTGTGGTGATCGTAACCATCGTGTCGGAGGGTGGGGTTTTCCGCAGGGGGATGAGGGAGGAGGCGCGCAGATCGGCCTTGCGGCTGTTCGACACATGCTTGCTGCATCTGACGGCCGGTTAAGGAAAACCGATCTTTCTGTTTCTGTAAGGCATTATCTGGAGGAACGGGGAGTGGACCCCATGACCTGGAGTGTTGGGGCGTCCGCGACGGACTTTGCCACCCTTGCGCCGCTCGTTTTGCGGAATGCGAAAAACGGGTGTGATGCTGCTGTGAAACTTCTCGAAAATGCCGGGCAGGATATTGCTGCGCTTGTGGATGCCCTGTTGAAGGAAGATGGTTTTTCAGAGTTGCGGGTTGCTTTTTCGGGCAGCCTTGCGTCGGAAATTTTGCCTTGGTGCCCTCGGAGTGTCAGAGATAACGTCGTGTTATCTCAGGGAACATCCCTTGATGGCGCGATGATGCTTGCTCTGGAAAAAGCATGTGCGACGTAA
- a CDS encoding heme lyase CcmF/NrfE family subunit, which yields MSPELGRFALALACVFALAQAILPVMGARKRDRRLMALAPGLALGQLIALVASFLCLVNAAITNDFSVANILENSSVTKPLLYKITGVWGNHEGSILLWALILGICGAAVAAFGRNLPSALRARVIGVLGGVAAGFELFCLTTSDPFDRVWPAPLDGQGMNPLLQDPGLAFHPPILYTGYVGFAVPFAFAIAALMEGRVDAAWGRWVRPWAVAAWCFLTCGIALGSWWSYYVLGWGGYWFWDPVENASLIPWLSGTALMHSAIVVEKREALKIWTVLLAIGTFSFSLSGTFLVRSGILNSVHAFAQDPARGIFILALLGLVIGGSLALFAWRAPSLTAGGLFAPVSREGSLVLNNILLCSICAVVLTGTMYPPFMSLLFGRTISVGKPFFDAATIPLAIPLFIFMGFGPMLPWKRAQLWPVLKRLWVAALATLAAFAVTVIGLSGVLPILCATMAVWIIGSSLTDIAGRLALFRVSLAQSLQRAKSLPRSAFGAALAHIGVGVSVLGLAVMSQAQHRIVEVHVGQKEELAGYEWTLTDVRTVPGPNYMAMVATIEIRHNGHLVTVMHPSKRSFNAQNQTTTEVSIHTNGLSDLYGVIGDKHGPESNPTYVLRLHYNPLAPWMWFGALIMAMGGALSLSDRRMRVGAPRRAPVPDVVAAE from the coding sequence ATGAGCCCCGAACTTGGTCGTTTTGCGCTGGCGCTGGCCTGCGTGTTCGCGCTGGCGCAGGCCATTCTGCCGGTGATGGGCGCCCGCAAGCGTGACCGGCGTCTGATGGCGCTCGCACCCGGTCTGGCGCTGGGGCAGCTCATCGCGCTGGTCGCCTCCTTTCTCTGCCTTGTGAACGCGGCGATCACCAACGACTTCTCGGTGGCGAACATCCTTGAGAACAGTTCGGTGACCAAACCGCTGCTCTACAAGATCACCGGTGTCTGGGGGAATCACGAAGGATCAATCCTGCTCTGGGCGCTGATCCTTGGCATCTGCGGCGCGGCGGTGGCGGCGTTTGGCCGCAACCTGCCATCGGCCCTGCGGGCGCGGGTGATCGGTGTGCTGGGCGGAGTAGCGGCCGGGTTCGAACTGTTCTGCCTGACGACCTCCGATCCATTCGACCGGGTCTGGCCTGCGCCGCTCGACGGGCAAGGCATGAATCCGCTGTTGCAGGACCCCGGCCTCGCGTTCCATCCGCCGATTCTCTACACGGGCTATGTCGGATTCGCCGTGCCGTTCGCTTTCGCCATCGCGGCGCTCATGGAAGGGCGCGTCGATGCGGCGTGGGGTCGGTGGGTGCGCCCTTGGGCCGTGGCGGCCTGGTGCTTCCTGACCTGCGGCATCGCGCTCGGGTCATGGTGGTCCTATTATGTGCTCGGCTGGGGCGGCTACTGGTTCTGGGACCCGGTGGAGAACGCCTCGCTGATCCCGTGGCTGTCCGGCACGGCGCTGATGCATTCCGCCATCGTGGTCGAGAAGCGCGAGGCGCTGAAGATCTGGACCGTCCTGCTGGCGATCGGCACCTTTTCCTTCTCGCTTTCCGGCACGTTTCTGGTGCGGTCGGGTATTCTCAACTCGGTCCATGCTTTTGCGCAGGACCCGGCGCGCGGCATCTTTATTCTTGCCCTGCTGGGACTGGTCATCGGTGGGTCGCTGGCGCTCTTCGCATGGCGCGCGCCCTCGCTGACGGCCGGCGGCCTGTTCGCCCCCGTCTCGCGTGAAGGCTCACTGGTGCTGAACAACATCCTGCTCTGCTCGATCTGCGCCGTGGTGCTGACCGGCACGATGTATCCGCCCTTCATGTCGCTGCTGTTCGGCAGGACGATCTCGGTGGGCAAGCCGTTTTTTGATGCGGCGACCATTCCTCTCGCCATTCCGCTGTTCATTTTCATGGGTTTCGGGCCGATGCTGCCATGGAAGCGGGCGCAGCTCTGGCCAGTCCTCAAGCGCCTCTGGGTGGCGGCTCTGGCCACGCTGGCGGCGTTCGCCGTGACGGTGATCGGCCTGTCGGGCGTGCTGCCCATTCTGTGCGCGACGATGGCGGTGTGGATCATCGGTTCAAGCCTGACGGATATTGCCGGTCGTCTGGCGTTGTTCCGGGTGTCATTGGCGCAGAGCCTCCAGCGGGCGAAATCCCTGCCGCGCTCCGCGTTCGGCGCGGCGCTGGCGCATATCGGTGTCGGCGTGAGCGTGCTGGGGCTGGCGGTCATGTCGCAGGCCCAGCACAGGATTGTCGAAGTGCATGTCGGTCAGAAGGAAGAACTCGCCGGCTATGAATGGACCCTGACGGATGTGCGGACGGTGCCGGGACCGAACTACATGGCCATGGTGGCGACCATCGAGATCCGTCACAACGGGCATCTGGTGACGGTCATGCATCCGTCCAAGCGCAGTTTCAATGCGCAGAACCAGACGACGACCGAAGTGTCGATCCATACCAATGGCCTGTCCGATCTGTATGGTGTGATCGGCGACAAACATGGACCGGAGAGCAATCCGACCTATGTCCTGCGCCTGCATTACAATCCGCTGGCGCCGTGGATGTGGTTCGGAGCGCTGATCATGGCGATGGGCGGGGCGCTGTCCCTGTCCGATCGTCGCATGCGCGTGGGCGCTCCAAGACGGGCTCCGGTCCCGGATGTGGTGGCAGCAGAATGA
- a CDS encoding EVE domain-containing protein → MSRHYWLVKSEPDAFSWDEQVANDIEPWTGVRNHQAKKNLATMKKGDLAFFYHSNVGREIVGVVEVVKEAYPDPSAESGSWVCVDVKAVGPMPRPVTLAEIKASSELEDLALVRQSRLSVVPVSEEHWDILCGMGGWPV, encoded by the coding sequence ATGAGCCGGCACTACTGGCTCGTCAAATCGGAGCCCGACGCCTTCTCATGGGACGAGCAGGTCGCCAATGACATCGAGCCATGGACCGGCGTTCGCAACCATCAGGCCAAGAAAAACCTCGCGACCATGAAGAAGGGCGATCTGGCGTTCTTCTATCACTCGAATGTCGGACGCGAGATTGTCGGCGTAGTCGAAGTTGTGAAAGAGGCTTACCCTGATCCATCAGCCGAAAGCGGGTCATGGGTCTGCGTGGATGTGAAGGCCGTCGGCCCCATGCCGCGCCCGGTCACGCTTGCGGAAATCAAGGCGTCCTCCGAACTCGAAGACCTTGCGCTGGTCAGGCAGTCCCGACTCTCGGTCGTGCCCGTATCGGAAGAACACTGGGACATTCTGTGCGGGATGGGGGGCTGGCCGGTCTGA
- a CDS encoding DEAD/DEAH box helicase: protein MTTFADLQLAEPLLRALTEEGYSEPTPIQAQSIPYLLAGRDLLGLAQTGTGKTAAFALPILQHLLTHRHAAPPKGARVLVLAPTRELASQIDESFKSYARHMKLTHAVIFGGVGQGRQVEAMRRGVDVLVAAPGRLLDLMGQGFIDLRDLEILVLDEADRMLDMGFVRDIKRIVASLPRDRQTLLFSATMPNSITELAGGLLRDPAKVEVTPPSSTVDRIRQVVMFVEPDQKKDALLLLLESPKVVRAVVFTLMKHEANKVSEFLNKNGITAEAIHGNKSQGARERAMSGFRSGAVKVLVATDIAARGIDVDDVSHVFNYDLPNIPESYVHRIGRTARAGRDGWAVSFCDPEQRAWLKDIERTIGKSVPVVRDHPYHSEAAEHSTQRPPVLGGGRGRGGGGQNRGGPSRNGGRNGGGGSGDRRPRGTRRVA from the coding sequence ATGACCACGTTTGCCGACCTGCAGCTTGCCGAACCCCTGTTGCGGGCTCTTACCGAAGAAGGCTATTCGGAGCCGACGCCTATTCAGGCGCAATCCATTCCCTATCTTCTGGCCGGGCGTGATCTGCTTGGCCTCGCGCAGACTGGAACGGGCAAGACTGCCGCATTCGCGTTGCCTATTCTCCAGCATCTTCTGACACACCGTCACGCTGCGCCGCCCAAGGGCGCCCGTGTTCTGGTGCTGGCTCCCACACGCGAACTGGCTTCCCAGATTGACGAAAGCTTCAAGTCGTACGCACGTCATATGAAGCTGACACATGCCGTTATTTTCGGCGGCGTGGGGCAGGGACGTCAGGTCGAGGCGATGCGCCGTGGTGTTGACGTGCTGGTAGCGGCTCCGGGCCGTCTGCTTGACCTCATGGGGCAGGGTTTCATTGATCTGCGCGATCTCGAAATTCTGGTTCTGGATGAAGCCGACCGGATGCTGGATATGGGCTTTGTCCGCGATATCAAGCGCATTGTCGCCTCTCTGCCCCGTGATCGCCAGACCCTGCTGTTCTCGGCCACCATGCCGAACAGCATCACGGAGCTGGCAGGTGGCCTTCTGCGGGATCCTGCCAAGGTTGAGGTGACTCCTCCGTCAAGCACTGTGGACCGTATCCGTCAGGTTGTGATGTTTGTGGAGCCAGACCAGAAAAAGGATGCTCTTCTTCTGCTTCTGGAGTCACCCAAGGTTGTTCGGGCTGTTGTGTTCACGCTGATGAAGCATGAAGCCAACAAGGTCTCCGAATTCCTGAATAAAAACGGCATCACAGCGGAAGCCATTCACGGCAACAAGTCGCAGGGCGCCCGTGAGAGAGCAATGAGTGGTTTCCGTTCAGGAGCTGTGAAGGTTCTGGTGGCGACCGACATCGCCGCTCGCGGTATCGATGTTGATGATGTCTCGCACGTCTTCAATTACGATCTGCCGAATATTCCGGAAAGTTATGTGCATCGTATCGGACGTACTGCGCGAGCAGGACGTGATGGCTGGGCGGTATCATTCTGCGATCCTGAACAGCGCGCCTGGCTGAAAGATATTGAACGGACGATCGGGAAAAGCGTGCCTGTTGTCAGGGATCATCCTTATCATTCTGAAGCCGCGGAACATTCGACACAGCGTCCGCCTGTACTTGGCGGTGGTCGTGGTCGTGGTGGCGGCGGTCAGAACCGTGGTGGCCCCAGCCGTAATGGTGGCCGTAACGGCGGTGGCGGCAGCGGTGACCGTCGTCCCCGTGGCACACGCAGGGTTGCCTGA
- the ccmI gene encoding c-type cytochrome biogenesis protein CcmI — MIWLSIALLSAITLLPAGFTLWRRAAARDERSTALALHEAQLIELDRDLDIGMIAPSEHGIAQLEIQRRILVADRAPASMVDRSARAKILLALALIPLVAAGLYGIGGHPGFPAQPLQPRLEALAARDMRASKVIDQLRDALSKMSMTDPQLRQGYILLGQAEASRGHDQASMDAWRKALGLRFEPDLAIELAEEQVRTEKRISADSLALYRQALDAAPKDAPWRQAVEQRIAQGEHEQEQP, encoded by the coding sequence ATGATCTGGCTCAGCATTGCTCTTCTGAGTGCGATAACCCTTTTGCCCGCAGGCTTTACGCTCTGGCGTCGGGCAGCGGCCCGGGACGAACGCAGCACGGCGCTGGCGCTCCACGAAGCGCAGCTGATCGAACTCGACCGTGACCTTGATATCGGCATGATCGCGCCATCCGAGCACGGCATCGCCCAGCTTGAGATCCAGCGACGGATTCTGGTCGCGGACCGGGCGCCTGCGAGCATGGTGGATCGATCGGCGCGTGCGAAAATCCTGCTGGCGCTGGCGCTGATCCCGCTAGTGGCGGCTGGCCTCTACGGAATCGGGGGGCATCCGGGATTTCCGGCCCAGCCCCTGCAGCCACGTCTGGAAGCGCTTGCCGCGCGTGACATGCGGGCAAGCAAGGTGATCGATCAGCTCAGGGATGCCCTGTCGAAAATGTCGATGACTGATCCACAGCTTCGGCAGGGATACATCCTGCTTGGACAGGCCGAGGCGTCGCGGGGGCATGATCAGGCTTCCATGGACGCATGGCGCAAGGCGTTGGGGCTCAGGTTCGAGCCGGATCTGGCGATCGAGCTGGCGGAAGAGCAGGTCCGGACCGAAAAGCGGATCAGTGCGGACAGTCTGGCTCTTTATCGGCAGGCGCTGGATGCCGCGCCGAAAGACGCGCCGTGGCGGCAGGCTGTGGAGCAGCGGATTGCGCAGGGTGAACATGAACAGGAACAACCCTGA
- a CDS encoding redoxin domain-containing protein, with protein MSNEQTSPDGQSAVTRRRLLLGVPLLGGAGICGVAFWKMLSGMQTGSFNPHDINAPATGRPVPDFTLPDQTPGTGFATADLKALTRPVLINFFASWCIPCIAEMEALLALQKQLPIWGVAYKDKPENAAGLLKHAGNPYTRIGSDREGRVAIDWGVSGVPESFLIAPGGMIVWHSAAGLDSPEVRDGLKNALKAVSG; from the coding sequence ATGAGCAATGAACAGACTTCCCCTGATGGCCAGAGTGCTGTCACCCGCCGTCGTCTCCTGCTTGGCGTTCCGCTGCTGGGTGGGGCAGGAATCTGTGGCGTGGCGTTCTGGAAAATGCTGTCCGGGATGCAGACCGGCTCGTTCAACCCGCACGACATCAATGCGCCTGCGACCGGGCGTCCGGTTCCTGACTTCACGCTGCCGGACCAGACGCCAGGCACGGGGTTTGCGACGGCTGATCTGAAGGCGCTGACCAGACCGGTTCTGATCAATTTCTTCGCCTCATGGTGTATCCCCTGCATCGCGGAGATGGAGGCGCTTCTCGCGCTTCAGAAACAGTTGCCGATCTGGGGCGTGGCCTACAAGGACAAGCCGGAGAACGCCGCTGGTCTGCTGAAACATGCTGGCAACCCCTACACCCGTATCGGCAGCGACCGGGAGGGGCGAGTGGCCATCGACTGGGGTGTTTCCGGGGTGCCCGAAAGCTTCCTGATCGCGCCCGGCGGTATGATCGTCTGGCATAGCGCGGCAGGACTCGATAGCCCGGAAGTGCGTGACGGCCTGAAGAACGCGCTGAAGGCTGTGAGCGGATGA
- a CDS encoding heme ABC transporter permease, with protein sequence MSATPTLTERAGALFHRYANPGRFLRLGDRIQPWLTWSAVLVTLTGLGWGLFFSPADWQQGDSVRIMYVHVPCAWLSSSGYFALAVCSVLSLVWKHPLADLAAVEIGPVGACVTATCLATGSLWGKPMWGTWWVWDARLTSVLVLFFLYLGHIALIHAFDDQQRGYRAAAILALAGAVDLPIIKFSVQWWNTLHQPASITLSGAPTMSHAMLWPLLISTLGFTLGFAAIVVARLRAGVMESRIRSLLSSPRRAASGEASA encoded by the coding sequence TTGAGCGCGACGCCGACACTGACAGAGCGGGCCGGAGCCCTGTTTCACCGCTATGCCAACCCCGGCCGCTTCCTGCGTCTGGGCGACAGGATCCAGCCCTGGCTGACATGGTCCGCCGTGCTCGTCACGCTGACCGGTCTTGGCTGGGGGCTGTTCTTCTCGCCTGCCGACTGGCAGCAGGGTGATTCTGTGCGCATCATGTATGTGCATGTTCCCTGCGCCTGGCTGTCGTCCTCGGGGTATTTCGCGCTGGCCGTCTGCTCCGTGCTGTCTCTGGTGTGGAAGCACCCCCTCGCCGATCTCGCGGCGGTTGAAATCGGTCCGGTCGGCGCCTGCGTGACGGCGACGTGTCTGGCGACCGGGTCGCTGTGGGGCAAGCCGATGTGGGGCACATGGTGGGTCTGGGACGCCCGGCTGACCTCCGTGCTGGTGCTGTTCTTTCTTTATCTCGGCCACATCGCCCTGATCCATGCGTTCGACGACCAGCAGCGCGGCTACCGGGCGGCGGCCATTCTGGCGCTGGCCGGGGCGGTGGATCTGCCGATCATCAAATTCAGTGTACAGTGGTGGAACACGCTGCATCAGCCCGCCAGCATCACGCTGAGCGGCGCGCCAACCATGTCGCACGCCATGCTCTGGCCTCTGCTGATTTCCACTCTTGGTTTCACGCTGGGGTTCGCTGCGATTGTTGTCGCGCGTCTGCGGGCGGGTGTGATGGAGAGCCGTATCCGCAGTCTGCTCTCAAGCCCGCGTCGTGCCGCATCCGGGGAGGCTTCCGCATGA
- the metW gene encoding methionine biosynthesis protein MetW has protein sequence MRLDQRLIAKMITPGTRVLDIGSGDGTLIDHLFRTRGCDARGIEIDMGEVTRSVAHGLPVVHGDADHDLAHYPDDSFDYIVLQRTLQAVERPREVLRQMLRIGRYAIVSFPNFGHWEMRLKLLLGGRMPNTAVWHTPWYATPNIHPCTIRDFLALCDEDGYRVHEWMAIDEEGDRAPWRRSIRLANLFGEQALFRLGKGR, from the coding sequence ATGCGTCTGGATCAGCGTCTGATTGCAAAGATGATTACGCCCGGCACACGGGTTCTGGATATCGGAAGTGGTGACGGCACCCTGATCGATCATCTTTTCCGTACGCGCGGATGTGACGCGCGTGGCATCGAGATCGATATGGGTGAGGTCACGCGTTCTGTTGCGCATGGCCTGCCCGTGGTGCACGGAGATGCCGATCACGATCTGGCGCATTATCCCGATGACAGCTTCGATTATATCGTGCTGCAGCGTACCTTGCAGGCGGTGGAGCGGCCCCGCGAGGTATTGCGGCAGATGCTCAGGATCGGGCGATACGCCATCGTGTCTTTTCCTAATTTCGGCCACTGGGAAATGCGTCTGAAGCTCCTGCTTGGCGGTCGGATGCCGAACACGGCTGTCTGGCACACGCCATGGTACGCAACGCCAAACATTCATCCGTGCACAATCAGGGATTTTCTCGCGCTCTGTGACGAGGATGGTTATCGCGTGCATGAGTGGATGGCGATTGATGAAGAGGGGGATCGCGCTCCCTGGCGTCGGTCGATCCGCCTTGCAAATCTTTTTGGAGAGCAGGCGCTTTTTCGTCTCGGCAAGGGTCGTTGA
- a CDS encoding cytochrome c-type biogenesis protein, translated as MFRLKAALLLVCLSAPVMAWAVDDPSEMLPDPKQERQAEAIGAQLRCLVCQNESIEDSSAGLARDLRKVVREHVARGESSQQVIDWMVARYGNFIRLSPPVTIATLLLWGMPVLALLIGIVSAIMIFHRRTAMPTPLTEAEQARLRELADDR; from the coding sequence ATGTTCAGGCTGAAGGCGGCTCTGCTGCTGGTCTGCCTGTCCGCGCCTGTCATGGCGTGGGCGGTCGATGATCCGTCCGAGATGCTGCCTGATCCGAAGCAGGAACGGCAGGCCGAGGCGATCGGGGCGCAGCTCCGCTGTCTGGTGTGTCAGAACGAGTCGATCGAGGACAGCAGCGCTGGTCTGGCGCGGGATCTCCGCAAGGTGGTGCGCGAGCATGTCGCCAGGGGTGAGAGCAGCCAGCAGGTCATCGACTGGATGGTGGCGCGGTATGGCAACTTCATCCGTCTCAGCCCACCGGTGACGATCGCCACGCTGCTCCTCTGGGGCATGCCGGTTCTGGCGTTACTGATCGGGATCGTGTCCGCCATCATGATTTTCCACCGACGCACGGCGATGCCGACTCCGCTGACTGAAGCCGAACAGGCTCGTCTCAGGGAACTTGCCGATGACCGGTAA
- the ccmE gene encoding cytochrome c maturation protein CcmE, with amino-acid sequence MKRKTRRLWLVIACVAGLGTAAGLTLSAFSSNIQLFMAPSQMVDHPPAADRTVRLGGMVVAGSVKRERQGETPINLFQVTDGQAAVTVRFEGILPDLFREGQSVVAVGSMAPDKTFVASEVLAKHDETYMPKEVAEALQKSGKWNPKFGPPPDAASWNAMTGKDTAVGKN; translated from the coding sequence ATGAAACGCAAGACCCGTCGTCTCTGGCTTGTGATCGCGTGTGTGGCCGGCCTTGGCACTGCCGCCGGTCTGACGCTTTCGGCCTTTTCCTCCAACATCCAGCTTTTCATGGCGCCGTCTCAGATGGTGGACCATCCTCCGGCGGCGGACCGCACGGTCCGGCTTGGCGGCATGGTCGTGGCAGGCTCGGTGAAGCGTGAGCGTCAGGGCGAAACGCCCATCAACCTGTTTCAGGTGACGGACGGGCAGGCGGCGGTGACCGTGCGCTTTGAGGGTATTCTGCCGGACCTGTTCCGCGAGGGGCAGAGCGTGGTGGCTGTCGGCTCCATGGCGCCGGATAAGACCTTTGTGGCGTCCGAAGTGCTGGCCAAGCATGACGAGACCTACATGCCGAAAGAAGTGGCGGAGGCGTTGCAGAAGTCGGGAAAATGGAACCCGAAATTCGGACCACCGCCCGATGCCGCAAGCTGGAACGCCATGACCGGCAAGGATACGGCGGTCGGGAAGAACTGA